One genomic segment of Sorex araneus isolate mSorAra2 chromosome X, mSorAra2.pri, whole genome shotgun sequence includes these proteins:
- the FAM166C gene encoding protein FAM166C translates to MAFRSAGTLLTDFNAAFLPPGLMPGYQGHIPGVAFSFGSPYGSTTFKHFQDERRAAMERTSRRSREGRLPAVPGPAPALLLSAPYRPHTRFNLDFGRSGQLTHFYHQVQQHRTQYLDQTGAVPRVPYFVLPVKEEDRYPLPTDLPPLTSKEKWHILRVSPENLHTYQTFPSGKRVSPQERRRRNLYFEFRA, encoded by the exons ATGGCCTTCCGCAGCGCGGGCACTTTGCTCACCGACTTCAATGCCGCCTTCCTGCCCCCCGGCCTCATGCCCGG GTACCAGGGCCACATCCCCGGGGTGGCCTTCTCCTTCGGCTCGCCCTACGGCTCCACCACcttcaagcacttccaggacGAGCGCCGGGCGGCCATGGAGAGGACCTCGCGCCGCTCCCGGGAGGGCCGCCTGCCCGCCGTCCCCGGGCCCGCGCCCGCGCTGCTGCTCAGCGCCCCCTACCGGCCGCACACGCGCTTCAACCTCGACTTCGGCCGCTCCGGGCAGCTCACGCACTTCTACCAC CAAGTCCAGCAGCACCGGACACAGTACCTGGACCAGACGGGTGCTGTGCCGCGCGTCCCCTACTTCGTGCTGCCCGTGAAGGAGGAGGATCGGTACCCCCTCCCCACCGACCT GCCTCCCCTGACCTCGAAGGAGAAGTGGCACATTTTGAGAGTGTCCCCCGAGAACCTGCACACCTACCAGACGTTCCCGTCGGGGAAGAGGGTGTCCCCGCAGGAGCGAAGGAGAAGAAACCTTTACTTTGAGTTCCGCGCATGA